The proteins below come from a single Acidovorax sp. NCPPB 4044 genomic window:
- a CDS encoding Cd(II)/Pb(II)-responsive transcriptional regulator: MSAPSPYHRIGDAARLSGVPAANIRYYEKEGLLPAQARADNRYRLYSDDEIHRLRFIRLCRAMDMSLEEVRTLLSLGRGPGSAADHAACATVDEHLLHVRTRLQELQALEAQLLSLRGRCDGADGSPCRVIDALHARADAQPLPSPEPLARRHV, translated from the coding sequence GTGTCCGCTCCAAGCCCCTACCACCGTATCGGCGATGCCGCCCGACTGTCGGGCGTGCCGGCCGCCAACATCCGCTATTACGAGAAGGAGGGGCTGCTGCCCGCCCAGGCCCGCGCCGACAACCGCTACCGCCTCTACAGCGACGACGAGATCCACCGCCTGCGCTTCATCCGCCTGTGCCGCGCGATGGACATGTCGCTCGAAGAGGTGCGCACGCTGCTCTCGCTGGGCCGCGGCCCGGGCTCGGCCGCCGACCATGCCGCCTGCGCCACCGTGGACGAGCACCTGCTGCACGTGCGCACCCGCCTGCAGGAACTGCAGGCCCTGGAGGCGCAGCTGCTGTCGCTGCGCGGGCGCTGCGACGGCGCAGATGGCAGCCCCTGCCGCGTGATCGACGCGCTGCACGCGCGCGCCGATGCCCAGCCCCTGCCGTCGCCCGAGCCGCTCGCGCGCCGGCACGTGTGA
- a CDS encoding YitT family protein → MSQTLIPPPAPPMVPHTTTEDTLALFTGVLLISVGVAFFTSAGLLTGGTAGIAFLLHYATGLGFGKWFFLLNLPFYWLAWRKMGRAFTVKTFVAVLLLSVMTEAQSRFLQLSALQPLYAAVAGGLIVGTGFLVLFRHRCSLGGVGILALYLQDRHGWRAGKVQMGVDCTIVLLALFTVEPGRVLWSIVGAVALNLVLAMNHRPGRYMAV, encoded by the coding sequence ATGAGCCAGACCCTCATCCCCCCGCCCGCCCCGCCCATGGTCCCGCACACCACCACCGAAGACACCCTGGCCCTGTTCACGGGCGTGCTGCTGATCTCGGTCGGCGTGGCCTTCTTCACCAGCGCGGGGCTGCTCACGGGCGGCACGGCGGGCATCGCCTTCCTGCTGCACTACGCCACGGGGCTGGGGTTCGGCAAATGGTTCTTCCTGCTGAACCTGCCGTTCTACTGGCTGGCCTGGCGCAAGATGGGCCGCGCCTTCACGGTCAAGACCTTCGTGGCCGTGCTGCTGCTCTCGGTCATGACCGAGGCGCAGTCGCGCTTCCTGCAACTGTCGGCGCTGCAGCCGCTCTATGCGGCCGTGGCCGGCGGGCTCATCGTGGGCACGGGCTTCCTCGTGCTGTTCCGCCACCGCTGCAGCCTGGGCGGCGTGGGCATCCTCGCGCTCTACCTGCAGGACCGCCACGGCTGGCGCGCAGGCAAGGTGCAGATGGGCGTGGACTGCACCATCGTGCTGCTGGCGCTGTTCACCGTGGAGCCCGGCCGCGTGCTCTGGTCCATCGTGGGCGCGGTGGCGCTCAACCTGGTGCTGGCGATGAACCACCGGCCGGGGCGGTACATGGCCGTGTGA
- a CDS encoding heavy metal translocating P-type ATPase, with protein sequence MAQTVSPRPTPAPGGGPRIDLACGCGSGGCEAPPPPAATRAAAHAQGAGEGHGHDHDHEHGHGATSPAGGAGGHGHDHDHGVLPGWGRLGASLVAALGAELLHLLSPGTLPWEVGGMALAALAILLAGLGVYRSGLRSLARGQLGISALMAVAVTGAFVIGQWPEAAMVMALYALAERIEDRAVGRARDAIGALLALSPEQAELLGEDGRWRTVPAAEVPVGAVLRLRPGARVPLDGVVQEGRGAVDESSVTGESLAVDKAPGDSLFAGTLNAQAELQFKVTAAAGHTTLDRIIRAVEEAQGARAPMQRFVDRFAAIYTPAVFAMAAAVAVGAPLLLGWAWLDAVYRALVLLVIACPCALVIATPVTVVSGLAAGARRGILIKGGNWLELARGVRAVAFDKTGTVTAGRPVLVGRDRFGGDGATDVAAALAGRSDHPVSKAIAAGLGDAPADLPAVQDFTALPGRGVEARVNGATWFLGNRRLAQERGLWTDAVEAVAAAHEAEGRSVTLLGSAHGVHALFAVADTLRPQAAEAVADLRALGIVPVMLTGDHAAAAQAAARKAGIAEVQAGLLPEQKLSAIAALQRKHGMTAMAGDGINDAPALARADIGFAMGAAGTDVAMETADVVIMNDDLRRVAETVRLSRRTHAVLWQNIALALGIKAVFFGLALTGQATMWMAVFADMGASLLVVANGLRMLRGAGRAPR encoded by the coding sequence ATGGCACAGACCGTTTCGCCCCGCCCCACCCCCGCGCCGGGGGGCGGCCCCCGCATCGACCTGGCGTGCGGCTGCGGCAGCGGCGGCTGCGAGGCGCCGCCCCCACCGGCCGCCACGCGGGCCGCAGCCCACGCGCAAGGCGCCGGGGAAGGACATGGCCACGACCATGATCACGAACATGGCCACGGCGCCACTTCCCCGGCCGGCGGTGCCGGCGGCCATGGCCATGACCACGACCACGGCGTGCTGCCCGGCTGGGGACGGCTCGGCGCGTCGCTGGTGGCGGCCCTGGGCGCGGAGCTGCTGCACCTGCTCTCGCCCGGCACGCTGCCGTGGGAGGTGGGCGGCATGGCGCTCGCGGCGCTGGCCATCCTGCTGGCCGGGCTGGGCGTGTACCGCAGCGGCCTGCGCTCGCTGGCGCGGGGCCAGCTGGGCATCAGCGCCCTCATGGCGGTGGCCGTCACCGGCGCCTTCGTGATCGGCCAGTGGCCCGAGGCCGCGATGGTGATGGCGCTCTACGCGCTGGCCGAGCGCATAGAAGACCGCGCCGTGGGCCGCGCGCGCGACGCCATCGGCGCACTGCTGGCGCTCAGCCCCGAACAGGCCGAGCTGCTCGGCGAGGACGGCCGCTGGCGCACCGTGCCGGCGGCGGAAGTGCCCGTGGGCGCCGTGCTGCGCCTGCGCCCCGGCGCGCGCGTGCCGCTGGACGGCGTGGTGCAGGAGGGCCGCGGCGCCGTGGACGAATCGAGCGTCACGGGCGAGAGCCTCGCGGTGGACAAGGCACCGGGCGACAGCCTCTTCGCCGGCACGCTCAATGCGCAGGCCGAGCTGCAGTTCAAGGTGACCGCCGCGGCCGGCCACACCACGCTCGACCGCATCATCCGCGCCGTGGAGGAGGCCCAGGGCGCGCGCGCGCCCATGCAGCGCTTCGTGGACCGCTTCGCCGCCATCTACACGCCCGCCGTCTTCGCGATGGCCGCCGCGGTGGCCGTGGGTGCCCCGCTGCTGCTGGGCTGGGCCTGGCTCGACGCGGTGTACCGCGCGCTCGTGCTGCTGGTGATCGCCTGCCCCTGCGCGCTGGTGATCGCCACGCCGGTGACGGTGGTGAGCGGCCTCGCGGCCGGCGCGCGGCGCGGCATCCTCATCAAGGGCGGGAACTGGCTGGAGCTGGCGCGCGGCGTGCGCGCCGTGGCCTTCGACAAGACCGGCACGGTCACGGCCGGCCGGCCGGTGCTGGTGGGGCGCGACCGCTTCGGCGGCGACGGCGCGACCGACGTGGCGGCAGCCCTCGCGGGCCGCTCCGACCACCCGGTCTCCAAGGCCATCGCGGCCGGCCTGGGCGATGCCCCCGCCGACCTGCCCGCCGTGCAGGACTTCACCGCCCTGCCCGGCCGCGGCGTGGAGGCGCGCGTGAACGGCGCGACCTGGTTCCTCGGCAACCGGCGCCTCGCGCAGGAGCGCGGCCTCTGGACCGACGCGGTCGAGGCCGTGGCCGCCGCGCACGAGGCCGAAGGCCGCAGCGTGACGCTGCTGGGCAGCGCCCACGGCGTGCACGCGCTCTTCGCCGTGGCCGACACGCTGCGCCCCCAGGCCGCCGAAGCGGTGGCCGACCTGCGCGCGCTGGGCATCGTGCCCGTCATGCTCACGGGCGACCACGCCGCCGCCGCGCAGGCCGCCGCGCGCAAGGCCGGCATCGCCGAGGTGCAGGCCGGCCTGTTGCCCGAGCAAAAGCTCTCGGCCATCGCCGCGCTGCAGCGCAAGCACGGCATGACCGCCATGGCCGGCGACGGCATCAACGACGCGCCCGCGCTCGCCCGCGCCGACATCGGCTTCGCGATGGGCGCGGCCGGCACCGACGTGGCGATGGAGACGGCCGACGTGGTCATCATGAACGACGACCTGCGCCGCGTGGCCGAGACGGTGCGCCTCTCGCGCCGCACGCACGCCGTGCTGTGGCAGAACATCGCGCTGGCGCTGGGCATCAAGGCCGTCTTCTTCGGGCTGGCCCTCACCGGCCAGGCGACCATGTGGATGGCCGTCTTCGCCGACATGGGCGCCAGCCTGCTGGTGGTGGCGAACGGGCTGCGCATGCTGCGCGGGGCGGGCCGGGCGCCGCGCTGA